The Apium graveolens cultivar Ventura chromosome 6, ASM990537v1, whole genome shotgun sequence genome contains a region encoding:
- the LOC141664835 gene encoding uncharacterized protein LOC141664835: MFSRIHSVEEVMVNQEEDIVQKKINGEKLEERSEILQSLKSNPKARPINRVVNMIFKNQIERTMEVYVDDMLVKSKEANDHIEHLMEMVSILRRFRIKLNPQNACLVFSHANVRNSLWTPECEEAFRRIKEQSGNPPMLSKPLDGEPLILYLAVSEYLISAVLHNAETRCTIMEKLVYSLILASTKLRPYFQAHIIEVRTIYPLQQVLHKPESSGRILKWVVELGQFDLEYTPSTTIKWQALADLLLEFDSEVNDKALMALHLSHPEEVLEEFPHPWWILHVDGAINNGGAGAGIVLVSPEGHHLMSVIHFKFHAINNDAEYEALINGLKVDLEMGVNVGFQARGPRTKLYLRCTQRLIGRFKEVRLECVPWEKDNNADVLAKMGSQQEVVLLGSIPLEIQEIPSIPEVEVTLLEDKFKARRLRYQDTRYVVYDEVLYKRDFNQPLLRCVDEEEGNYILREVHEGFCGNHSGVNSLAMKFLCQSYYLPTMKEDAVNFIRACDCCQCFANYSSMPATLLTPMVSP; encoded by the exons ATGTTTTCGAGGATTCACAGTGTGGAGGAAGTCATGGTGAATCAAGAAGAAGATATTGTGCAGAAGAAAATTAATGGAGAAAAGTTGGAAGAAAGGAGTGAGATTTTACAAAGCTTGAAAAGTAACCCCAAG GCGCGACCTATCAACCGTGTGGTGAATATGATATTCAAGAATCAGATTGAAAGGACCATGGAAGTGTATGTAGACGACATGTTGGTAAAATCAAAGGAGGCAAATGATCATATTGAGCACCTGATGGAAATGGTGAGCATTCTAAGGAGGTTTCGCATAAAGTTGAATCCGCAGAATGCGTGTTTGGTGTTTAGTCACGCAA ATGTAAGGAATTCTTTATGGACACCAGAATGTGAGGAAGCTTTTAGAAGGATCAAAGAACAATCGGGGAACCCTCCCATGCTGTCAAAACCATTGGATGGGGAGCCTCTGATCCTATACCTTGCAGTATCGGAGTATTTAATCAGCGCGGTATTGCATAATGCTGAGACTCGTTGTACAATCATGGAAAAGTTGGTTTATTCCTTAATTCTCGCATCAACGAAACTGCGCCCATATTTCCAAGCGCATATAATTGAAGTTCGTACAATATACCCTCTGCAGCAAGTCCTTCACAAACCAGAATCATCGGGAAGGATATTGAAATGGGTtgtggagttgggacagtttgactTGGAATACACGCCCAGCACAACAATCAAATGGCAGGCCTTAGCTGATTTATTGTTAGAATTTGACTCTGAAGTTAATGATAAGGCTTTGATGGCATTGCATCTGTCTCATCCTGAAGAAGTTTTAGAAGAGTTTCCACATCCCTGGTGGATTTTGCATGTGGATGGAGCAATTAATAATGGAGGAGCAGGCGCAGGTATAGTGCTTGTATCTCCAGAAGGCCATCACCTGATGAGCGTGATTCACTTTAAGTTCCATGCTATAAATAATGATGCGGAATATGAAGCACTGATTAATGGCCTGAAAGTTGATTTGGAAATGGGA GTGAATGTGGGGTTTCAAGCTCGAGGACCGCGTACAAAATTGTATTTGAGGTGCACGCAGCGCCTGATTGGAAGGTTCAAAGAGGTTAGACTGGAATGTGTACCGTGGGAAAAGGACAACAACGCAGATGTTCTAGCAAAAATGGGATCCCAGCAAGAGGTCGTGTTATTGGGATCTATACCCTTAGAAATCCAGGAGATTCCTAGTATCCCAGAAGTAGAG GTAACACTTCTTGAGGATAAGTTCAAGGCTCGACGACTCCGCTACCAGGATACAAGGTATGTGGTGTATGATGAAGTTTTATATAAGAGAGACTTCAATCAACCGCTGCTCAGATGTGTCGATGAAGAAGAGGGAAATTACATCTTAAGGGAGGTACATGAAGGATTTTGTGGTAATCACTCGGGGGTTAACTCGTTGGCGATGAAATTTTTATGCCAAAGTTATTATTTGCCTACGATGAAGGAGGATGCCGTGAACTTCATTAGAGCATGCGATTGCTGCCAATGCTTTGCGAATTACTCATCTATGCCAGCGACGCTCTTGACGCCTATGGTGAGCCCATGA